The nucleotide sequence CGGCACAAAGAAATTATCTCCCCACAAAACCAAAGTTTATTGTATAAGTAAATAGCAAATAAAAAAAAGGCAGAAATGTTTTACAATGAAAGGAATTTCCAGTTACACTTACCAAAGTTAAAGGAATTTAAACACAATCAGAGAATCTTGCAACCAATCTGCTATTGTAATGATATAAAAATTAAAAGAATGATAATCATAATGAGGACTCAATACTTGAAGAAAACTTACAAAACCAGGAAAGTCATAGTCAATTCCTTTCTCAGCAAGCCTTTTCCGTAACTGCCTTTCTTTTGCAAGGAGTCTCTTGGACATCACACTTTCTTGCTCTGGTGTTCTTTTCTTGTTGTAGCGAGCAACAGCCGGGAACCTCGGCTTATTAAAAGATGTATGGCTACCTTCAAAAAGTTGTGCATGTACTTTTTCTGGTGGAAGAACCTGACCTGAAAAATATGACAATTAAACATATTTACTACATGAGGGATGACCAAACTTTCCAGTATCAAGATACACTTTAATGAGACAAACAATTCCATAGCACTTTATTCAACCAACCTGATGCCAACGTCCATGCAAGCATGATATCAGATGTCTATACTTGCATGGAGGCGTGCGCATGTACAGACGATAGAGGTACCTGGTGTCACCAGAAACTGCCTTCAACAATAAACGCAGAGGCTTTAGAGGAGATCAGAAGTGTGGCTATAGCCTCGAGACTTGGGTGAAGTGGCGATTTTCTTACCTTGTGTGCCATGGCACATTGGGTGAAAACTGCTGCACTCTATCTTTGGATGTGAAAATATTGACAATGTGTATTTCTGATGCATTTTAATGTACAAAAATGCACCAAAGCAAATCAGAAATTATGTAATTTAATCAGCTTTCTTTATGTTTCCATACACTACTGATCAATTAAAAGGAAGCACACACGATCTGTTTCAGTGACTCTTGCTAATGTAAAATAAAGATACATGATGGAGCATGTTGGAGTTCACCACACCCCACCTATTCTCCCAAGTTTTGATTTCCCAGCCTGATGATGAAAGAACATTAAACAAATAATTTTCATCATCTGTCTGAAGGAGGCCATAATTCACCCTAAGTGAAAATGTAGATACAGACATGCATGTTTGCCTTCAAATACAAATACAGCAGGATCAAGGATGCATTTGTTTTTGAGGAGAGTCAGTGGTGGCAATGATGGCAGAATGGGAGGAGAAGGAACAGCTAACAATATCAATTTATACAGAGACAAAGGCGGCAATTTGGCTTTTGAATAATTTGATAGTAATTAGGCTCAGGGAGCAGCAAGCACGTGTCATGGGAGGTGAGGAATAGAGAGGGGATGAAAGGAGTTAcaagaataaagaataaataTCCAAGTTCGGTTAGGGCAGGAATCCTAAGAGAAATTTGGCTTGGTGGGCGAGAGGAATGGTTCTGAGGCATTGGAATGGCCTAGCTAGATGTAGAAATGTGGAGATTGTGGAATCAGAGTTCTTGTTTTTGACTTAATGGCCCCATAGAAAGCATTTGTGTCAAATATGCTGCGTGTGTGTAAAGGGTGGAACAAATCCAACTTTTATTCTCACTCCAGTTGCACTCACTGTGGCTTGCACATAAAGAATGGTCATCTAGGAGTTACCGAAGACGACCTATCGCATTTAGGATTATCCCCAGGTATGAATCAATGCCAATAAGAAATGGAAAGGATAAAGTCAAAATTTCTCGAAGCACCATGTGTTGTTCATTAACCAGTCAAAGGGAATGATTTCAGACAGTGACGATAATCTCAGTAAGCCACGGGGCAGGGAGCCAGTTTGTAGAACATTAACATTAAACTCTAATTTTGAAATGTTTACTGTCAAATACTTACATTTTAAGAGCCTTTCATTAAATAAATAGTTGTTCATTGTTTCTGCAACGATTTTGGCAACTTCctcacatgcaaactccacaaaagcATATCCTTTGCTGTTTCCAGTCTatagtttaaaataaaacatgtaATATTCAAATTGTACCTGAGCCACATGTATATCAGCTTTGGTAAGAATTAGAAACTGAATCAAATGTTTGTTGCTTAGCAACTGTAAACTGATCTGACAGCAGTTTAACAACAAGGTTGTAAATTAACAATTTTCCCCCCAAAGATTTCTCTTCACAATCAGCACATttctaatgagaaaaaaaatctttcttaaAAAAAGATAATCCTTTGTAAATCCTATCAACTTAACTGATAAATTATTTGTTCCAAGATTTCTTCCACTGTCATTCTACAAATGGAAGGTGCAGTTCAAGTAATTGTTTTCTGGGAGGTATAATTCTCAATAAGTGATCCAAACAAGACTAAGgaataaacaaaacagaaaacttGATTCTAAAGCTTGGGAAGTTAGTTTAAAATtacagcctagtggtattatcattagactattaattcagaactCAGTTAACAttgtggggatctgggttcaaatctcaccatggcagatgatagaatttgaattcaataaaacaaatctggaattaagcatcTTAAGACAACTGTGAAACCGTTGCCGATTATCAGAcaaacccagctggttcactaatgtcctttaggcaaggaaactgccatccttccctagtctggcctatgtgactgcagacccacagcaacacgGTTGAcaattaactgctctctgggcaaactcaatgggcaataaatgctggcttagccaaagATACCCATATCCCTTGAGTGAAGTAAAAAATGTTTAGTAAAAGAAAAGAATTGAGAAGATTTCTAAAAAATTAGTATACCTAAAACAAACCCTTGTTATCAATAATTGTAAAACATTTGGTTTCAGGCCTCCCAAACTGATCACAGTAATAGACACTACTCTAATTTTCACTGGCTTTCGAAAAGTCCTCCAAGATAAAAGTTTCAAGTATGTAAGATGGTGCAAATCCTATTGCCTGCTGTTTTATTCAAACAATGTAGACTGAAGcaatttaaagaaataaaagaaaaactgAAATCCAACTTTCCAATGGAATCTCACATTTTGTGACATGATAAAAGAAATGGAACTGACAGGAATTCAGTTTGATCATATATTAATCTTCAAGAATGTATAACAGGCACAACatcaatatattgttttaataCTTTCAAAATCTGGTGAGACTGAGGAAGTTTAAGTGGCAAAGAAACAAATATATACAACACAGACAAAATAAACAGAATAGTGGGATGGACTTAAACTATTATGGTGGGAATGAGGCAACAGGAGCCTATTACACAGTCAAAAGAGTACTTATTTGAATGAAACATTGAGGAGGACAGTCACAGCAAAGTGGAAGTCAGTGCAAAACAAGCAGATAAAGCAGGCCTACAATGCTGTTCGGGATggagtttgaggattttgaccTAACAATATTGAAAGAACAAGCCTGGATGGCGAGTGGTTTAGAAAGGTACTTGCAGATCCCAATGTTCACAAGGACCCACTGCACTTGTCCTGTAGGCAGGTGTAGACGTCATGGCTTTGAATGGCACCATCCCAGataccttggtgaatttctgcaatgcatcttgtagatggtacatactgctgctaatGGGCAGTAATGGAGGAAGTGAATACTCCTAGATGCgattcaatcaaatgggctattttgacctggatgatgtcaagcttagAGTGCTGATGGAACTGATGGCCGGAGGTAAGAGTTCAGTTACTCACTACTTAATTCCgagcctctgatctgcttttgtagccatagtatttacaTGGCTGGTCCACTttactttctggtcaatgatcatcccaaggatgttgatagtgggggattcagttcAATCACGTTAAGATTGGTcaaattctctcttattggagataagCACTGCCTAGTATTTCTGTGGCatgagtgttacttgccacttttcatccCAAACCTGGATgtagtccaggtcttgctgcagtcAGATAagagactgcttcagtatctgaggagttgggaaCACTGAACACACTGCcattatcagtgaacatccctacttctgaccttatgatggagggaaggtcatagaTGAAGgacctgaagatggttgggcctagaacactgAGGAACTGTGCCTACTGGCACAGTGGTGGCAGTCCTACCACTGGTCTAAATGCctgattcaagtcccatctgctacAAATGTGCTTAATAAAATATCTACACAGGCTGATTGAAAATACCTACACTGATGAACTCCTGCATGGGTGTCTTCGAGCTTAGCTGATTGACTTCCAAAAACCTCAACTATCTTCCTTTATGTTACATATGTCACTAATCTGTGGGCAGTTtcctctctgattcccattaataTGGAGCTCTTGATACAACACTTCGTCAAATGTGTCCTTGATTTCAAGGTTAATCACTTCCATCTCatgaattcagctcttttctccatgtttgaaccaagattgTAATGAAATTGAAAGCTGAGTGACCAAACTGAGtgtcaatgagcaggttattgctaagcaattgCTGCTTGAgagcactgttaatgacacctttcatcactgATGATCATGAGTAGATAGATTAGGTTAGATGCTGGTGACTAGTTGGTTCAGTATTTATTGACACCCTTAGCTGTCCCTGAGAAGGTTGTGATGAGCTGCATCTAGAACTGCTGCATTCGACTGCAataggcagacccacaatgccattaaagaGGGGGCTCCAAGAGTTCTACCCAATGATACTGAAAGAACGGCAATATAtctccatgtcaggatggtgaatgctTTGGAGGGGAATCCATAAGTGTtggcattcccatgtatttgctgcccttgtccttctgaatgAAAATGGTCTTGGGTTTTAAAGCTGCTGTCTAAGGAATCTTGGTGAATTCCTTCAGTGCATCTGTTAATGGTTAGCATTGATGCTGCTGAGCATCAGCGCTGGATGAAACAGATATTTGTggatgcacggtggcacagtggttagcactgctgcctcacagcgcctgtagacccgggttcaattcccgactcaggcgactgactgtgtggagtttgcacgttcttcccgtgtctgcgtgggtttcctccgggtgctccggtttcctcccagtcacaaagatgtgcgggtcaggtgaattggccaagctaaattgcccgtagtgttaggtaaggggtaaatgtaggggtatgggtgggttgcgcttcgacgggtcggtgtggacttgttgggccgaagggcctgtttccacactgtaagtctaatctaatcaaacgtgTGAATCAAACaggctgttttgtcttggatggtgttaagcttcttgcaTGTTGTTAGAACCACCCTCATCCAAACGAACGTGGAGTACTCCACCACATTCCCGACTtgaaccttgtagatggtggatttCTGGACACAAATTACAACTTGCAATGTGGACAGTGCAGGAAGATGGCATTGTGGAAATGATCAACCATGACCTATTTTGAAAGACAGAGGGTTCAACTGGCTGAacagtctattcctgctcctatgagTGCCTACTTTGTCCAATTTTTTCCAGAAATTGCTCTGTAAAATTTTGCATTCTGACATTTTACCCATATGAACACCATTCAATATGCAGTTTATCAAATCAATAATCTAATTTGTACAGTCATTTCACAAGCTGACTAGAGAGATAATTGCAATTACTTTCCAATTTTGCATTTGAACGTCTGCAAGTGATATTTACTCAAATGAATTCAGCAGCTTAAAGACATTTTAGATTTTGTCTGTTAATTCTGTAGTCTAGATGTTGAACAATACTGCCAAGAACTGAATTCATTAACTATATCTCCGCTCATGTAAACATTACTGAAGAGTTGGATATACTCACTGTAGTTCTGCTAACATTTAAACAGATTGAGTTAGCAACATTTAACCATTagcatctaaattaaactttcatACATTAAGAATGGTCAaaggactcaaaacgttaattctattttctttccagatgctaccagactggtttagtttttccagcaatttttgtttttgttcgtAACTACACTTGTGCTGCACTAGCTCCACATGATGTAATTTTGCTccccaaaatattaattttggAGCATTCAAATCCTACCTCTCTTGATGTACAATCCCATGACAAAATTTCTGTTATATGTTTTACGTGAGCAGAGACACTGGCTGGCAATAACTCACCATGCTGTATATACACTGAGATTGGCTGTGTGTAAATGAATCCTGATAAATGAAAAGTCTGGGTTTCTACACCTTATTTTTGGATCAGAGTTTGTAGGTATTGCAGATAATACTAGTTTTAATAATGCCCATCCAAAAATTAATTCACACCAATGTAAACATAAATGACAATGTGATTGCATGAGCATTTTCTCTCTCAAGGTGAGAACTGCCACTAGATGGTTTGAGgacaattatatttaaaaaatgcTTCACTCGGAATCTTTCATAGATGATTAAATAAAATGCGACTCCAATTTTTAAAGAGCTTCATGCTTTAATATGGCATTTTCCACCATACACTTTCATTACCTTTTTGCTGCGTGAAAGTCGAACTCTTAAAACAGTTCCAAACTGGGAGAAGTATTTCTCGATTGCGGGTTCAAAGAATCCTTTGGGAATATGGCCCAAGTAAATTACACCTGGTGTCAGCTTTTCGACCTAAGAGATAAAGAGTTGATTAGGTCCACATGGCATTCACATTCATTTTCAGAGCATTGTGATACATTCCAAAGCACAGAATAATAATACATGGTATTATAAACAGCAAAATAATTTGTCATTGTCAACAACATTATAAAATTGCTCGCGACCACATATAAAATGCAAGGAACAACTATCAGGGAGTGAGACATTCTAGTCTGATGAACTAATAATCCTCCAAACAGAATGAAGGAAAATGTGTTGACATAAATCATATGAGCACTAACAGCATCTCCTTCCAGCAAGGAAATTTAAACTCTATGAAATAGTCAAATCAGTTTAAGATAACTTATTTTCCTCCATTAAAAGGAATAGgaaatgctccctcaacactTGTTATCCATTTTTTAAGCACTGTATTCATTAATCCTCATCACCAGGGATTGCAAATGTCAAAGAAAATCTAACTGAAAATTTGGTTCAAAAAACACATCTTTCAGATCTGACCAACCTCACTGAACTTCTGACACAACCCCTCATTGAACGTGATTACCTCTCGGCATGACATTGATTTTAGCAGTACCCAGCCTGCATCCAGTGTTAGCACAACACTTCAGACATGTTGATTACTTTATAATTCTAAAATGTTGACATATAAATGAAGGGGAGGAATGATGCAAGATTACCAACCCTGTACACTTTGTAGCATTCTGAGCTCTTAATTTGGAGGTTGTAAATTTCAGATCATCATCAATGTTGTCAATACAGCACAACTTTACAGAAAATTTGTAATATTTGTGTTTCTTGTCTCTCAGATGAGACGTCGCATGAAGTCCACACCCCATATATTCTAGTTGCTGCTAAAGGCTCTCTATATTATTACTTGGATCACGCATTTTGTTTTGTC is from Hemiscyllium ocellatum isolate sHemOce1 chromosome 7, sHemOce1.pat.X.cur, whole genome shotgun sequence and encodes:
- the nifk gene encoding MKI67 FHA domain-interacting nucleolar phosphoprotein, giving the protein MAASKSGPGLRAQPNLSLDPNMQEEFQRKLHGMKKVEKLTPGVIYLGHIPKGFFEPAIEKYFSQFGTVLRVRLSRSKKTGNSKGYAFVEFACEEVAKIVAETMNNYLFNERLLKCQVLPPEKVHAQLFEGSHTSFNKPRFPAVARYNKKRTPEQESVMSKRLLAKERQLRKRLAEKGIDYDFPGFAAVLPQMKKQVCTEMNDTVNSQDVTPVCTPTTLKQRQSLKTLDDTDDEITFKIQPAERTAKKEQID